Proteins encoded by one window of Tunturibacter psychrotolerans:
- the rpiA gene encoding ribose-5-phosphate isomerase RpiA — protein MQIFSARDIKEGMSTHEQANSTDAAKRRAAVWAASQIEDGMKVGLGTGSTSALVIEEVGRRVAEGLRITAIATSEASQKQALGLKIPMSDFAHLPQLDLTIDGADEVQEGTLYLIKGHGGALLREKIVAIASKKLIIAVDPRKLVKTLGAVFTLPVEIVPFGFETTMRRLKDLGFDCELRVNDDGKPFVTDGQHYIAHCKLPQVGFDAKLAAEKLKATVGVVEHGLFLGMASKVVIGGPEGIQVLEAAR, from the coding sequence ATGCAGATTTTTTCTGCACGTGATATCAAGGAAGGCATGAGTACTCATGAGCAGGCAAATTCGACGGATGCAGCTAAACGCAGGGCTGCGGTTTGGGCTGCGTCGCAGATTGAAGATGGGATGAAGGTGGGGTTGGGGACTGGCTCTACTTCGGCGCTGGTGATTGAAGAGGTAGGGCGAAGGGTTGCGGAGGGATTGCGGATTACGGCGATTGCTACCTCTGAGGCGTCGCAGAAGCAGGCGTTGGGTTTGAAGATTCCAATGAGTGACTTTGCGCACCTGCCGCAGCTCGATCTGACGATCGACGGGGCGGATGAGGTGCAGGAGGGGACGCTGTACCTGATCAAGGGCCATGGCGGAGCGTTACTGCGGGAAAAGATTGTCGCGATTGCGAGTAAGAAGCTGATTATTGCCGTTGACCCCAGGAAGCTGGTGAAGACGCTGGGGGCCGTATTTACGCTGCCGGTGGAAATTGTGCCGTTTGGGTTTGAGACGACGATGAGGCGGCTGAAGGATCTGGGTTTTGATTGTGAATTGCGTGTGAATGATGATGGAAAGCCGTTTGTAACCGATGGGCAGCATTACATTGCCCACTGCAAACTGCCGCAGGTTGGGTTTGACGCGAAACTGGCGGCAGAAAAACTGAAGGCGACGGTGGGTGTGGTCGAGCATGGGCTGTTTCTGGGGATGGCGAGCAAGGTGGTGATTGGTGGGCCGGAGGGGATTCAGGTTTTGGAGGCGGCGCGGTAG
- a CDS encoding ribonuclease J, whose translation MAQDKLKIVPLGGLGEFGMNCMAIRWQDDIIVIDAGLMFPEEELLGVDIVVPDISYLTENREKVRAILLTHGHEDHIGGLPWILSELNVPVYGTEFTLAYVEGKLEEHRLLDDADLNEMIPGKRLTLGPFSIMPIRVTHSLVDCVALAIHTPVGVVLHTGDFKIDLSPPDNKPFDLHAFAELGKQGVLLLLQDSTNVDRNGYTPSERAVRPKLDEIFSQTKKKLFFSCFSSSIHRIRLAMELAHEHGRKVAIIGRSLDNSTEIAQDLGYLDVPQGLVINPGQIRDFPANKLLIMISGTQGEPMSALSRAAVNNHKFAHIDADDTVLLSSRVIPGNEKSIYRMIDHLERRDAKVIHDDGQSGLIHVSGHGSQEELRLMINLVRPKFFVPVHGDYRHLKRHAELAGSMGVVEKTILLEDGDVLELDKGSATKTGKVTVGRVCIDSGGTSTDVVEDIVIRDRKHLSEDGIVLPIIAINKRTGLLENPPEIVMRGMAIPEEGLIAEARQVVQRTLEGSSSEEKADYGVIKEKIRNDLKRYIQKSTSRRPLIMPVILEI comes from the coding sequence ATGGCACAAGATAAATTGAAGATAGTTCCGCTGGGTGGCCTTGGCGAGTTCGGTATGAACTGCATGGCGATCCGCTGGCAGGATGACATTATTGTCATCGATGCTGGTCTGATGTTTCCTGAAGAAGAGTTGCTGGGTGTGGACATTGTTGTCCCGGATATCAGCTATTTGACTGAAAACCGCGAGAAAGTTCGCGCGATCCTTTTGACGCATGGACATGAAGACCACATTGGCGGGCTGCCGTGGATTCTGTCTGAGCTGAACGTTCCGGTGTATGGGACCGAGTTCACTCTGGCGTATGTCGAGGGCAAGCTCGAAGAGCACAGGCTGCTCGATGACGCCGATTTGAACGAGATGATTCCCGGCAAGCGGCTGACGCTGGGGCCGTTTTCGATCATGCCGATTCGGGTGACGCACTCGCTCGTGGATTGCGTGGCGCTGGCGATTCATACGCCGGTGGGCGTGGTGCTGCATACGGGCGACTTCAAGATCGATCTTTCGCCACCGGATAACAAGCCGTTCGACCTGCATGCGTTTGCCGAGCTAGGCAAGCAGGGCGTGCTGCTGTTGCTGCAGGATTCGACCAACGTCGATCGCAACGGATATACGCCGAGCGAGCGTGCAGTACGACCGAAGCTGGACGAAATTTTTTCGCAGACGAAGAAGAAGCTCTTCTTTAGCTGCTTCTCTTCTTCGATCCATCGAATTCGGCTGGCGATGGAGCTGGCGCATGAGCATGGGCGCAAGGTTGCGATTATTGGGCGGTCGCTCGATAACTCGACCGAGATTGCGCAGGACCTTGGGTATCTCGATGTGCCGCAGGGTCTGGTGATTAACCCGGGACAGATTCGTGATTTTCCTGCAAATAAATTGCTGATCATGATTAGCGGAACGCAGGGCGAACCGATGAGCGCTCTGAGCCGGGCTGCGGTGAATAATCACAAATTTGCGCACATCGATGCTGACGATACGGTGTTGCTGAGCTCGCGGGTGATTCCGGGGAATGAGAAGTCTATTTATCGAATGATCGATCACCTTGAGCGGCGCGATGCGAAGGTGATTCATGATGATGGGCAGTCCGGGTTGATCCACGTGAGTGGACATGGGAGCCAGGAGGAGCTGAGATTGATGATCAATCTCGTTCGTCCGAAGTTCTTTGTTCCCGTGCATGGAGATTATCGCCACTTGAAGCGTCACGCAGAACTTGCGGGGTCGATGGGCGTGGTCGAGAAGACAATTCTGCTCGAAGACGGCGATGTTCTGGAGTTGGATAAGGGCTCGGCAACGAAGACCGGGAAGGTTACGGTTGGTCGGGTGTGCATCGATTCAGGCGGGACTTCGACTGACGTCGTGGAAGACATTGTCATTCGCGATCGGAAGCATTTGAGCGAGGACGGGATTGTGCTGCCGATCATCGCGATCAACAAGCGGACGGGTCTGCTCGAGAATCCTCCTGAGATTGTGATGCGGGGCATGGCGATTCCTGAGGAGGGCCTGATCGCTGAGGCTCGGCAGGTGGTGCAGCGGACGCTGGAGGGATCTTCGTCGGAGGAGAAGGCCGATTACGGCGTGATCAAAGAGAAGATTCGCAATGATTTGAAGCGGTACATCCAGAAGAGCACGAGCCGGCGACCTCTGATTATGCCGGTTATTCTCGAGATCTGA
- a CDS encoding 2,3,4,5-tetrahydropyridine-2,6-dicarboxylate N-succinyltransferase produces the protein MNGTLQERIELWFAQGAAAVGNAEAEAAFLELREKLETGGLRAAEPDTSLPLGWRVNGWVKQGILLGFRIGTMVEMGGETLQFIDRHTYPVRRFSVADGVRVVPGGVSVRAGAYVAKGVAVIPPAYVNVGAYVDEGTMVDSHALVGSCAQVGRRVHLSAAAQIGGVLEPVNASPVIIEDDCLIGGNTGVYEGTVVRKRAVLAAGTVLTRGTPVYDLVKGEIYKATAEVPLVIPEGAVVVPGSRAVSKGKGAEWGLSLAAPVIVKYRDEKTELSLVLEEILR, from the coding sequence TTGAACGGAACATTGCAGGAACGGATTGAACTTTGGTTTGCGCAGGGTGCGGCAGCGGTTGGTAATGCAGAGGCGGAGGCGGCTTTTCTTGAGCTGCGTGAGAAGTTAGAAACGGGAGGGTTGCGGGCTGCCGAGCCGGATACTTCGCTGCCGCTGGGATGGCGCGTGAATGGGTGGGTGAAGCAGGGGATTTTGCTGGGGTTTCGCATTGGGACGATGGTGGAGATGGGCGGCGAGACGTTGCAGTTTATCGATCGGCATACGTATCCGGTGCGGCGGTTTTCGGTGGCGGATGGAGTGCGGGTGGTGCCGGGTGGCGTGAGTGTGCGGGCTGGTGCTTATGTGGCTAAGGGGGTTGCGGTGATTCCGCCCGCGTATGTGAATGTGGGGGCGTATGTGGATGAGGGGACGATGGTGGATTCGCATGCGCTGGTAGGGAGTTGCGCGCAGGTGGGAAGGCGGGTGCACCTGAGTGCGGCGGCGCAGATTGGTGGAGTGCTGGAGCCGGTGAATGCTTCGCCCGTGATTATCGAAGACGATTGCTTGATTGGTGGCAATACTGGTGTTTATGAGGGGACCGTGGTGCGGAAGCGTGCGGTGCTGGCGGCTGGAACAGTGTTGACTCGAGGGACGCCTGTGTATGACCTTGTGAAAGGCGAGATTTATAAGGCGACGGCGGAGGTGCCTCTGGTGATTCCGGAAGGCGCGGTGGTAGTGCCGGGATCCAGGGCGGTTTCCAAGGGGAAGGGTGCGGAGTGGGGGTTGAGTTTGGCGGCTCCGGTGATTGTTAAATATCGGGACGAGAAAACTGAGCTTTCTTTGGTGTTAGAAGAGATTTTGCGCTAG
- a CDS encoding threonine ammonia-lyase codes for MSEFVTLEEIRAAKKRIAGVAVRTPLYRVERARLRMGRFAEPEFDLYIKAESEQPIGSFKLRGAYNMVAQLSPEELRRGVITYSSGNHAQGVAYAARALGAKAVIVMPGNASEVKKAATRALGAEIVEVGPASSERRLKAEELVAKFGYAMIPPYDAPQIIAGQATCGLEIVEQLPGVELVISPVSGGGLLSGTATSVKLAAQTGLVSAGVQVWGAEPELAADAKESFYSKKLVEWPAADTTRTIGDGLRTQSMGVLNFAHVMKFADGIVTVSEDEILAAMRVILSATKLVPEPSGAVTLAAALFHAEELPKVRKVAVILSGGNLEPELRRQLEGELVAKA; via the coding sequence ATGAGCGAGTTTGTGACGTTAGAGGAGATTCGGGCGGCGAAGAAGCGGATTGCCGGGGTGGCGGTGAGGACGCCGCTCTATCGCGTGGAGCGGGCTCGGCTGCGGATGGGGAGATTTGCGGAGCCGGAGTTCGATCTCTATATCAAGGCGGAGAGTGAGCAGCCGATTGGGAGTTTCAAGCTGCGTGGGGCTTACAACATGGTGGCGCAGTTGTCGCCGGAGGAGCTGCGGCGTGGGGTGATTACTTACTCCAGTGGAAACCATGCGCAGGGTGTGGCGTATGCGGCGCGGGCGCTGGGGGCGAAGGCAGTGATTGTGATGCCGGGGAACGCTTCGGAGGTGAAGAAGGCGGCTACGCGGGCGCTGGGTGCGGAGATTGTGGAGGTGGGGCCGGCTTCGTCTGAGCGCAGATTAAAGGCGGAAGAGCTGGTGGCGAAGTTTGGGTATGCGATGATTCCGCCTTACGATGCGCCGCAGATTATTGCCGGACAGGCTACGTGTGGGTTGGAGATTGTGGAACAACTCCCGGGAGTGGAGCTGGTGATCTCGCCTGTGAGCGGTGGGGGGTTGCTGAGTGGGACCGCTACTTCGGTGAAGCTTGCGGCACAGACCGGGTTGGTGAGTGCCGGCGTGCAGGTTTGGGGTGCGGAGCCTGAGTTGGCGGCCGATGCGAAGGAGAGCTTCTACTCGAAGAAGCTGGTGGAGTGGCCGGCAGCGGATACCACGCGGACGATTGGGGATGGGTTACGCACGCAAAGTATGGGAGTGTTGAACTTCGCGCATGTGATGAAGTTTGCGGATGGGATTGTGACGGTGTCGGAGGACGAGATACTGGCGGCGATGCGCGTGATCTTGAGTGCTACCAAACTGGTGCCGGAGCCTAGTGGTGCGGTGACATTGGCGGCGGCGCTGTTTCATGCGGAGGAGCTGCCGAAGGTTCGGAAGGTTGCGGTGATTCTTAGTGGTGGGAATTTGGAACCCGAGTTGCGACGGCAGCTCGAGGGAGAGCTGGTCGCCAAGGCTTAG
- a CDS encoding carboxylesterase/lipase family protein, giving the protein MITRRRFLVNGSLAAFAPRTSSLFAAPVVTPVVVRAPSGALRGESVNGVVVFRGVPYAEPPVGPLRFLPTEKITPWKGERDATKFSAAPMQHKLLEVPHSEDCLYLNIWVPEGSGPFPVFVWIHGGGFTDGYAFEPMYYGTDFAREGIISISVEYRLGVFGFLDFEHLLGEQYAGTANNGLHDVMTALSWIQENIGAFGGDPARVTVGGESAGAKLTDILMGIPSAQPLFHQMISESGGAERVWARAASAGITKGFADIWQKQSGDAIASVKTAAGASLIQAQQEFIDTWPQHFPLRAEIDGSFIPRLPVETIAGGSTRGKRLLIGTNREESAIFIGPHPAKDATAIQLGNTSVAKFDAVYQKYKEIYPQLSVEQRRIRAVTAEEYWIPSIRVAEAHLKGGGSAYVYELEFAETSGKFAGDAYHSLDVGMVWNHPHKQVADAGSEAALGKQMHAAWAAFIRGETPAAPGLPAWPQYDEQNRSTMIFGYKASTESRVEQGPQAAELALWKETL; this is encoded by the coding sequence ATGATCACTCGTCGAAGGTTCCTGGTAAATGGTTCGTTGGCCGCATTTGCTCCCCGAACCAGCAGTCTGTTTGCGGCTCCTGTCGTCACCCCCGTAGTCGTTCGCGCACCGAGCGGAGCACTGCGTGGGGAAAGCGTAAACGGGGTAGTCGTCTTTCGGGGCGTTCCCTATGCTGAACCACCGGTTGGGCCGTTACGCTTTCTCCCGACAGAAAAAATAACCCCGTGGAAGGGCGAACGTGATGCAACCAAGTTCTCCGCCGCGCCGATGCAGCACAAACTGCTGGAAGTACCGCACAGCGAAGATTGCCTCTACTTGAACATCTGGGTGCCCGAAGGTAGCGGGCCTTTCCCCGTCTTTGTCTGGATTCACGGCGGAGGTTTTACCGACGGCTACGCCTTCGAGCCCATGTATTACGGCACGGATTTTGCACGCGAAGGGATTATCAGTATCTCCGTCGAGTACCGTTTGGGGGTGTTTGGCTTTCTGGATTTTGAACATCTCCTCGGCGAGCAGTATGCAGGAACCGCGAATAATGGGCTGCATGACGTGATGACTGCGTTGTCGTGGATACAGGAGAACATCGGCGCTTTCGGTGGCGATCCGGCTCGCGTCACCGTTGGAGGAGAGTCAGCGGGTGCAAAGTTGACGGATATTTTGATGGGCATTCCCTCGGCCCAGCCGCTGTTTCATCAGATGATCTCCGAGAGTGGCGGGGCTGAACGCGTGTGGGCTCGTGCGGCGAGCGCAGGGATCACAAAGGGCTTTGCAGATATCTGGCAGAAGCAATCGGGCGACGCCATCGCGAGTGTAAAGACGGCAGCGGGAGCAAGCTTGATCCAGGCTCAGCAAGAATTCATCGATACGTGGCCGCAGCACTTCCCGCTGCGTGCCGAGATTGATGGGAGTTTTATTCCGCGCCTTCCCGTGGAGACGATTGCCGGCGGTTCGACCCGTGGAAAGAGACTGCTGATCGGCACCAACCGGGAAGAAAGCGCTATCTTCATCGGGCCACATCCGGCGAAAGATGCAACGGCGATTCAGCTGGGCAACACGAGTGTCGCGAAGTTCGATGCTGTCTATCAAAAATACAAAGAGATCTATCCGCAGCTCAGCGTTGAGCAGCGTCGTATTCGCGCGGTTACGGCGGAAGAGTATTGGATCCCTTCTATCCGTGTCGCAGAGGCACATCTGAAGGGCGGCGGTAGCGCGTATGTCTACGAGTTGGAGTTCGCGGAGACGAGCGGTAAGTTCGCGGGCGACGCCTATCATTCGTTGGATGTTGGCATGGTCTGGAATCATCCGCACAAGCAGGTTGCAGATGCTGGATCTGAAGCTGCTTTGGGCAAGCAGATGCACGCGGCCTGGGCTGCGTTCATCCGTGGTGAGACTCCTGCGGCACCGGGGCTTCCTGCATGGCCGCAGTATGACGAACAAAACCGGTCGACGATGATATTCGGCTACAAGGCGAGTACGGAAAGCCGCGTGGAACAAGGGCCGCAAGCTGCTGAACTCGCGCTATGGAAGGAAACTCTGTAA
- a CDS encoding dihydrolipoyl dehydrogenase family protein, whose amino-acid sequence MSTPEQYDALIIGSGEAGKYLSWHLGSQGKKVANVEDKRLGGACPNIACLPSKNVIHSAKVASFFQRGSEFGIVHGDWHVDMEAVSARRQRMIDGLRDMHLANYTKNNAEVVMGFGRFIADKTIEVALNAGGTRTLRSDYIFLDTGSRATIDPIPGLVESVPLTHIELLELTVLPEHLLVLGGGFIGLELAQAMRRFGANVTIIERNPTLVHREDPDVTEGLHQLFKDEGIDIVTSANITRVEGTSGKSVTVYLSDGAKLQGSHILVATGRTPNTQNMGLDVVGIKTIPTGHFQVNDRLQTTAPGVWAMGDCAGSPHFTHISFDDFRIVRDNLAGGNRTTKNRQVPSVTFTDPELAHVGLSENEAKKQGIAYRLGKIPMAAALRTRTLDETRGFMKVLIGSDDHILGFTAFGSGTSELLPVIQLAMSANLPYSAVHNIILTHPTLSEGFINLFNTVPKKQA is encoded by the coding sequence ATGTCTACCCCGGAACAATACGACGCACTCATCATAGGCAGCGGAGAAGCTGGAAAATATCTCTCCTGGCATCTCGGCTCCCAGGGCAAGAAGGTCGCCAACGTCGAAGACAAGCGTCTCGGCGGAGCCTGCCCCAACATCGCCTGCCTGCCCAGCAAAAACGTCATCCACTCCGCCAAGGTCGCTTCCTTCTTCCAGCGCGGCTCGGAGTTCGGCATCGTCCACGGCGACTGGCACGTCGACATGGAGGCCGTCAGCGCCCGCCGCCAGCGCATGATCGATGGCCTGCGCGACATGCACCTCGCCAACTACACAAAAAACAACGCCGAGGTCGTCATGGGCTTCGGTCGCTTCATCGCCGACAAGACCATCGAAGTCGCCCTCAACGCTGGCGGCACCCGCACCCTCCGCTCCGACTACATCTTCCTCGACACCGGCTCCCGTGCCACCATCGACCCTATCCCCGGCCTCGTCGAATCCGTGCCCCTCACCCACATCGAACTCCTCGAACTCACCGTCCTCCCCGAGCACCTGCTCGTCCTGGGCGGAGGCTTCATCGGTCTCGAACTCGCCCAGGCCATGCGCCGCTTCGGAGCCAACGTCACCATCATCGAGCGCAACCCAACCCTCGTCCACCGCGAGGATCCTGACGTCACCGAAGGCCTCCACCAACTCTTCAAAGACGAAGGCATTGACATAGTCACCAGCGCCAACATCACCCGCGTCGAAGGTACCTCAGGCAAATCCGTAACCGTGTACCTGAGCGACGGCGCCAAACTCCAGGGCTCCCACATCCTCGTCGCCACCGGCCGCACACCCAACACGCAAAACATGGGCCTCGACGTCGTAGGCATCAAAACCATCCCCACCGGTCACTTCCAGGTCAACGACCGTCTCCAGACGACCGCCCCCGGCGTCTGGGCCATGGGCGACTGCGCCGGTTCGCCCCACTTCACCCACATCTCCTTCGACGACTTCCGCATCGTCCGCGACAACCTCGCCGGAGGCAACCGCACCACGAAGAACCGCCAGGTCCCCTCCGTCACATTCACCGATCCCGAACTAGCCCATGTAGGCCTCAGCGAGAACGAAGCAAAGAAGCAGGGAATAGCCTATCGCCTCGGCAAGATCCCCATGGCCGCCGCCCTCCGCACCCGCACCCTCGACGAGACCCGCGGCTTCATGAAGGTCCTCATTGGCTCCGACGACCACATCCTCGGCTTCACTGCCTTCGGATCCGGTACCAGCGAACTCCTCCCCGTCATCCAGCTAGCAATGTCAGCGAACCTGCCTTACTCCGCGGTCCACAACATCATCCTTACCCATCCCACCTTGTCCGAAGGTTTCATCAACCTCTTCAACACAGTCCCAAAGAAACAAGCCTAG
- a CDS encoding patatin-like phospholipase family protein, with amino-acid sequence MLRIVFGRCMLATMSIAAMLSTGAAEAQKPTIEPPTRPTIGLVLEGGGALGFAHIGVIDWMEAHHIPVDDVAGTSMGGLIGGLYASGNSPQEIETFVGGIDWSAVLSGQVPFPALSYRRKEDKLAFPNRLDFGLKHGFSFPNGLNSGSGVGMLLDREMLPYYDLKNFDDLPIPFRCVATDISTGTEHVFKDGSLAQAMRSTMSIPGMFAPVVHGDQVYSDGAAVNNLPVDVARGMGAKIVIAVYLDTGPVDKESFNSLVGVAGRNLSIMVSANELKSMKDANILLKADLSKFTSSEFEKSAQIIPQGVRVAEEHAAELEKYALNDAEWQAYVEQRDARRRTKIPVPQFVSVYGLEGAQRAEVANEFSKYVGKPIDSQKIDTTIADLQGTGTYSSISYNLIDENNQTGLLVRPRLTNYGPPFLNVGPTLASNDSNDIQLGLGGRATFFGLTGPGSEVRLDASVGQVAGVSGELYQPLIVGRRYFVAPRAYYSHTIDSFYSGSQELSQYTEKRNGFGFDLGYRFGSKAELRVGEDYQWYGETLRVGQPIEQVFHLTPFVSNVRFQYLGQDSVQVPTRGTEFLTKYIYSTQRPFGDGGYSQWDSRVAHFLPVGEKGIIFGTMSGGTSFGATNLGLAGFSLGGALRLSSYDRGELLGSDYFLGQTGYLYRLAKLNPVIGESIYAAGFYEIGKVWNGAPGTPTLPNDISGAVVVKTLLGPLYGGASIGDSDHRKWFFGLGRVF; translated from the coding sequence ATGTTGAGGATTGTTTTTGGCCGGTGCATGTTGGCAACGATGTCGATCGCGGCGATGTTGTCGACTGGAGCGGCCGAGGCGCAGAAGCCTACGATTGAGCCGCCGACGCGGCCCACGATCGGGCTGGTGCTGGAGGGTGGCGGGGCGCTGGGGTTTGCGCATATCGGTGTGATTGATTGGATGGAGGCGCACCATATTCCGGTGGACGATGTGGCCGGGACCAGTATGGGTGGGCTGATCGGTGGGCTGTATGCGTCGGGAAACAGTCCGCAGGAGATTGAGACGTTTGTTGGTGGGATTGACTGGTCAGCGGTGTTGAGTGGGCAGGTGCCGTTTCCGGCGTTGAGCTATCGTCGCAAGGAAGACAAGCTGGCGTTTCCGAACCGGCTCGACTTTGGATTGAAGCATGGGTTCAGTTTTCCTAACGGATTGAATTCTGGATCGGGCGTGGGGATGCTGTTGGATCGGGAGATGCTCCCTTACTACGATTTGAAGAACTTTGATGACCTGCCGATTCCCTTCCGCTGCGTGGCTACCGATATTTCGACGGGAACCGAGCATGTGTTCAAAGATGGATCACTGGCGCAGGCGATGCGGTCGACCATGTCGATTCCAGGCATGTTTGCTCCGGTGGTGCATGGGGATCAGGTTTATTCGGATGGCGCTGCGGTGAACAATCTGCCGGTGGATGTGGCACGCGGTATGGGCGCGAAGATTGTGATTGCGGTGTACCTGGATACGGGGCCGGTGGATAAGGAGAGCTTCAATTCGCTGGTGGGGGTGGCGGGAAGAAATCTATCCATCATGGTTTCGGCGAATGAGCTGAAGAGCATGAAGGACGCGAATATTCTGCTGAAGGCGGATTTGAGCAAGTTCACTTCGAGCGAGTTTGAGAAAAGTGCACAGATTATTCCGCAGGGCGTGAGGGTGGCGGAGGAGCATGCGGCTGAGTTGGAGAAATATGCTCTGAACGATGCAGAGTGGCAGGCGTATGTCGAGCAGCGGGATGCTCGGCGAAGGACAAAGATTCCTGTGCCGCAGTTTGTGAGCGTGTATGGGCTGGAGGGGGCGCAGCGAGCCGAGGTTGCGAATGAGTTTTCGAAGTACGTGGGGAAGCCAATCGACTCACAGAAGATTGACACCACGATTGCGGACCTGCAAGGGACAGGGACTTACTCGAGCATCAGTTACAACCTGATCGATGAGAACAATCAAACGGGGTTGCTGGTGCGACCGCGGCTGACAAATTATGGGCCGCCGTTTTTGAATGTCGGGCCCACGCTTGCGTCGAATGACTCGAATGATATTCAGCTTGGGCTGGGTGGACGGGCGACGTTCTTTGGGCTGACGGGACCTGGGTCCGAGGTGCGGCTGGATGCCTCAGTGGGTCAGGTAGCGGGGGTTAGCGGGGAGTTGTATCAGCCCTTGATTGTGGGCAGGCGGTATTTTGTCGCGCCGCGCGCGTATTACTCGCATACGATTGACTCGTTCTATTCAGGGAGCCAGGAGCTCTCGCAGTACACCGAGAAGCGGAACGGTTTCGGTTTCGATCTTGGGTATCGATTCGGCTCGAAGGCTGAGTTGAGAGTGGGCGAAGACTACCAGTGGTATGGCGAGACATTGCGGGTTGGGCAGCCGATTGAGCAGGTCTTCCATCTGACGCCATTTGTGAGTAATGTGCGGTTTCAATACCTGGGGCAGGATAGTGTGCAGGTTCCTACGAGAGGGACCGAGTTTTTGACGAAGTACATCTATTCGACGCAGAGACCGTTTGGGGACGGCGGGTACTCACAGTGGGACTCGAGAGTGGCGCATTTTCTTCCTGTGGGAGAGAAAGGGATTATCTTCGGAACGATGTCGGGAGGGACGAGCTTTGGCGCTACGAATCTAGGGCTTGCTGGATTTTCACTCGGTGGTGCGCTGCGGTTGAGTTCATACGATCGTGGAGAGTTGTTGGGGAGTGATTATTTTCTTGGGCAAACGGGGTATCTCTACCGGCTGGCGAAGCTGAATCCGGTGATTGGCGAGTCAATCTACGCGGCGGGATTTTATGAGATTGGGAAGGTGTGGAATGGGGCGCCAGGGACGCCGACTCTGCCGAACGATATCTCCGGCGCAGTGGTGGTGAAGACGCTGCTGGGGCCGCTTTATGGTGGCGCGAGCATCGGGGATAGCGACCACCGCAAGTGGTTCTTCGGTCTGGGCCGGGTGTTTTAG
- a CDS encoding protoglobin domain-containing protein: MQKVAERIHGYTYGTSEVATSPVTLQQLEALKVTVGFTEEDQRHLQQAGTVLAGQTKQIVEHWRSGIIAGIPNLARHSRSPQNEPLPDYLAKSNLRFQQWILDTCLRPYDQDWLNYQQEIALRHTALKKNKTDNVSSTPYVPLRDIVGFISVINETIKPYLAAKNHSADEVDRMHRAWCKSIQLQLALWAEPYTNDHQAPNEW; encoded by the coding sequence ATGCAGAAAGTCGCCGAACGAATTCATGGCTACACCTACGGAACATCCGAAGTCGCGACCTCACCTGTCACGCTGCAGCAGTTAGAAGCTCTAAAAGTTACCGTAGGCTTCACTGAAGAGGATCAGCGTCATCTCCAGCAAGCCGGCACCGTTCTCGCAGGCCAGACCAAACAAATAGTCGAACACTGGCGCAGCGGAATCATCGCAGGAATTCCAAATCTCGCCCGCCACTCGCGCTCTCCACAGAACGAACCCTTGCCCGACTATCTCGCCAAGAGCAATCTTCGTTTCCAGCAATGGATCCTCGACACCTGCCTCCGCCCCTACGACCAGGACTGGCTCAACTATCAGCAGGAGATCGCCCTCCGCCACACCGCGCTGAAGAAAAACAAAACCGACAACGTCAGTTCAACTCCCTACGTCCCACTCCGCGACATTGTCGGCTTCATCTCTGTCATAAACGAAACCATCAAACCTTATCTCGCCGCGAAGAATCATTCTGCCGACGAAGTGGATCGAATGCATCGGGCATGGTGTAAATCGATCCAACTCCAGCTGGCACTCTGGGCCGAACCCTACACCAACGACCATCAGGCCCCAAACGAATGGTGA